A stretch of the Arthrobacter stackebrandtii genome encodes the following:
- the nagB gene encoding glucosamine-6-phosphate deaminase codes for MEVIILPSSKEIGALAADSIEALVRNKPNAVIGLATGSSPLPIYDELARRHTEEGLSFAQASGFALDEYVGLPEGHYESYREVIRREFTNRVDVAAENVHGPNGSSQDVEAACQAYEDAIKAAGGIDLQILGVGTNGHIGFNEPGSSLASRTRIKTLAEQTRQDNARFFDSIAQVPHHVVTQGLGTIMDARHLVLVAFGAGKADAVRDFVEGPVSASCPASILQFHPRATVIIDEAAASKLAGAATYRHAYDNKPAWQGV; via the coding sequence ATGGAGGTCATCATCCTCCCGAGCAGCAAGGAAATTGGGGCGCTTGCCGCCGACTCGATCGAGGCACTGGTGCGCAACAAGCCCAACGCCGTGATCGGGCTGGCAACAGGGTCCTCGCCGCTGCCCATTTATGACGAACTCGCCCGCCGCCACACGGAGGAAGGCTTGAGCTTTGCCCAGGCCAGCGGCTTCGCCCTTGACGAGTACGTGGGACTGCCCGAGGGGCACTACGAGTCCTACCGGGAGGTCATCCGCCGCGAGTTCACCAACCGCGTGGACGTGGCTGCGGAGAACGTCCATGGACCCAACGGCTCCAGCCAGGACGTCGAGGCGGCGTGCCAGGCCTACGAGGATGCCATCAAGGCTGCCGGCGGCATAGACCTGCAGATCCTGGGCGTTGGCACCAACGGCCACATCGGCTTCAACGAGCCCGGCTCCTCGCTGGCCTCGCGCACCCGCATCAAGACGCTGGCCGAGCAGACGCGCCAGGACAACGCGCGGTTCTTCGACAGCATCGCGCAGGTGCCGCACCACGTGGTGACTCAGGGCCTGGGCACCATCATGGATGCCCGCCACCTGGTCCTCGTGGCCTTCGGTGCCGGCAAGGCCGACGCCGTCCGCGACTTCGTTGAGGGTCCGGTCTCGGCTTCCTGCCCGGCATCCATCCTGCAGTTCCACCCCCGCGCCACCGTCATCATTGACGAGGCTGCCGCGTCCAAGCTGGCCGGTGCGGCAACGTACCGCCACGCCTACGACAACAAGCCCGCCTGGCAGGGCGTCTAG
- a CDS encoding DUF3039 domain-containing protein, with protein MSLPPDPFENDPLHGPGQTGGSTAVIERQELRQEVEPGDSERFSHYVRKEKIMESAMTGEPVVALCGKVWTPGRDPQKFPVCPECKEVYDGLRPEGGGKGKGPKKPKK; from the coding sequence ATGAGTTTGCCTCCAGATCCCTTTGAGAATGATCCGCTGCACGGCCCCGGCCAGACCGGCGGCTCCACCGCCGTGATCGAGCGCCAGGAACTGCGGCAGGAAGTCGAGCCTGGCGACAGCGAGAGGTTCTCGCACTATGTCCGCAAGGAAAAGATCATGGAATCGGCCATGACCGGCGAGCCCGTGGTGGCCCTGTGCGGCAAGGTTTGGACGCCGGGGCGCGACCCCCAGAAGTTCCCCGTCTGCCCGGAATGCAAGGAAGTCTACGACGGCTTGCGGCCCGAGGGCGGCGGCAAGGGCAAGGGCCCGAAGAAGCCCAAGAAGTAG
- a CDS encoding DEAD/DEAH box helicase: MTETLFGGPSLPPAYPERAAWGTAQKLRAWQSEAMEKYFTDSPRDFLAVATPGAGKTTFALHIATQLISRGMINRVTIVTPTDHLKRQWADAAARVGIAIDPNFKNADGRHGKGFIGVAVTYAQVASKPMLHRAKTEAAKTLVIMDEIHHGGDALSWGDGIREAFDPASRRLALTGTPFRSDTAPIPFVEYVEDGDGIRRSRADYTYGYGEALKDHVVRPVMFMAYSGQMRWRTSAGEEMAASLGEATTKDITSQAWRTALNPDGEWIPAVLAGADKRLTEVRRAVPDAGALVIATDHEDARAYAAQLKKITGESPTVILSDDAKASDKIDEFSAGDKRWMVAVRMVSEGVDVPRLAVGVYATSTATPLFFAQAVGRFVRARKRGETASIFLPSVPNLMELANQLELERDHALDRPDKDPDGFMEEDAEMEEANREEKASDTLEKFKFEALESQASFDRVLFDGGEFGTGGAIGSDDEMDFLGIPGLLDADQMGVLLRQRQADQQTRKRKKAPAEPDAPPLVDHRMLMDLRGELAKNVSAWSARSGMPHGMVHSELRRMCGGPAVAQANEEQLQTRLKKLQDWFIGRK; this comes from the coding sequence GTGACGGAGACTTTGTTTGGTGGCCCGTCGCTGCCGCCGGCATACCCTGAACGGGCGGCCTGGGGCACCGCACAAAAGCTGCGGGCATGGCAGTCCGAAGCCATGGAAAAGTACTTCACCGACAGCCCCAGGGATTTCCTTGCCGTGGCAACGCCCGGTGCAGGCAAGACCACATTCGCCCTGCACATCGCCACGCAGCTGATCAGCCGCGGCATGATCAACCGGGTCACGATTGTCACCCCCACCGACCACCTCAAGCGCCAGTGGGCGGACGCTGCGGCGAGGGTGGGCATTGCGATCGACCCCAACTTCAAGAACGCGGACGGCAGGCACGGCAAGGGCTTCATCGGTGTGGCAGTGACCTACGCGCAGGTCGCCAGCAAGCCCATGCTGCACCGGGCAAAGACCGAGGCCGCCAAGACCTTGGTCATCATGGATGAGATCCACCACGGCGGCGACGCCCTGTCCTGGGGCGACGGCATCCGCGAGGCGTTCGACCCGGCCTCCCGCCGGCTCGCCCTGACGGGAACGCCGTTCCGTTCCGACACGGCGCCGATCCCGTTTGTGGAATATGTGGAGGACGGGGACGGCATCCGCCGTTCCAGGGCCGACTACACCTACGGCTACGGCGAGGCACTCAAGGACCATGTGGTCCGCCCCGTCATGTTCATGGCGTACTCCGGCCAGATGCGCTGGCGGACCAGTGCCGGCGAGGAAATGGCTGCAAGCCTCGGCGAGGCCACCACTAAGGACATCACCTCGCAGGCCTGGCGGACGGCACTGAACCCCGACGGTGAGTGGATCCCGGCGGTGCTGGCCGGCGCCGACAAACGCCTTACCGAGGTGCGCCGGGCCGTGCCCGACGCCGGTGCCCTGGTCATAGCGACCGACCACGAAGATGCGCGTGCATATGCGGCGCAGCTGAAAAAGATCACTGGCGAGTCACCCACCGTGATCCTGTCCGACGATGCCAAGGCCTCCGACAAAATTGACGAGTTCTCCGCCGGTGACAAGCGCTGGATGGTGGCCGTGCGCATGGTGTCCGAAGGGGTTGACGTGCCGCGCCTGGCCGTTGGCGTCTACGCAACGTCCACGGCAACCCCGCTGTTCTTCGCCCAGGCCGTGGGGCGCTTTGTGCGCGCCCGCAAGAGGGGGGAGACGGCGTCGATCTTCCTGCCCTCCGTCCCAAACCTGATGGAACTGGCCAACCAGCTGGAACTGGAGCGCGACCACGCGCTGGACCGCCCCGACAAGGACCCGGACGGCTTCATGGAGGAAGACGCCGAGATGGAGGAGGCCAACCGCGAGGAAAAGGCCTCCGACACGCTGGAGAAGTTCAAGTTTGAGGCCCTGGAGTCTCAGGCCTCCTTTGACCGTGTCCTGTTCGACGGCGGCGAATTCGGCACCGGCGGCGCGATCGGCAGTGACGATGAAATGGACTTCCTGGGCATCCCCGGACTTCTTGATGCGGACCAGATGGGCGTGCTGCTGCGCCAGCGCCAGGCCGACCAGCAGACCCGCAAGCGGAAGAAGGCACCCGCCGAACCCGATGCGCCGCCGCTGGTGGACCACCGAATGCTCATGGACCTGCGCGGGGAGCTGGCCAAGAATGTTTCCGCCTGGAGCGCCCGCTCCGGCATGCCCCACGGCATGGTGCACTCTGAACTGCGGCGGATGTGTGGCGGCCCGGCCGTGGCCCAGGCCAACGAAGAACAGCTGCAGACCCGCCTGAAGAAGCTCCAGGACTGGTTCATCGGCCGCAAGTAG
- a CDS encoding isochorismatase family protein, protein MAKALIIVDVQNDFCEGGSLAVEGGADLASEISELLESSHDLDFVVATQDWHVDPGSHFSDTPDFRTSWPVHCVAGSKGAALHRNLDTEDIDAYFRKGRFDAAYSGFDGLLAPEDEVAVGEREAHEAAQDESADPTTLDDWLRENDVDEVVIVGIATDHCVRATALDAINAGYDTTVLRDYVVGVDEDASEEALEELEDAGVEVK, encoded by the coding sequence ATGGCCAAGGCACTGATCATTGTTGATGTCCAGAATGATTTCTGCGAAGGAGGCTCGCTTGCCGTCGAAGGGGGCGCCGACCTTGCCAGCGAAATCAGCGAGCTGCTCGAAAGCAGCCATGACCTGGACTTCGTGGTTGCCACACAGGACTGGCACGTGGATCCGGGATCCCACTTCTCGGACACCCCGGACTTCCGCACCAGCTGGCCGGTCCACTGCGTGGCCGGTTCCAAGGGCGCCGCGCTGCACCGCAACCTGGACACCGAGGACATCGACGCATACTTCCGCAAGGGGCGTTTTGACGCCGCTTACTCCGGCTTTGACGGCCTGCTGGCACCAGAGGACGAGGTCGCCGTGGGCGAACGTGAAGCCCACGAAGCTGCCCAGGATGAGTCCGCGGATCCAACGACGCTGGATGACTGGCTGCGGGAGAACGACGTCGACGAGGTGGTCATTGTGGGCATCGCCACCGACCACTGCGTGCGCGCCACCGCCCTTGACGCCATCAACGCCGGTTATGACACGACTGTGCTGCGTGACTACGTGGTGGGCGTGGACGAGGATGCCAGCGAAGAGGCCCTCGAGGAGCTCGAAGACGCCGGCGTAGAGGTCAAATAG
- a CDS encoding nicotinate phosphoribosyltransferase — translation MFTDHYELTMLQAALHSGAAHRRSVFEAFARRLPDGRRYGVVGGTGRLLEGLEHFRFGPDELNFLAQNNVVNDETLAWLADFKFSGDVYGYAEGELYFPNSPILTIESTFAEACILETYVLSVLNHDSAIASAASRMIGAAGSRPVIEMGSRRTHEESAVAASRAAVIAGFHSTSNLECGIRYGVLTQGTAAHSFTLLHDTEEDAFRAQLGSMGAGTTLLVDTYDVEAAVRKAVAIAGPALGGVRLDSGDLLAQARDVRALLDSLGNTSTRITVTSDLDEFAIAALAAAPVDSYGVGTSLVTGSGAPTASMVYKLVAREGDDGEFVSVAKAAKNKASVGGRKYALRRLNDSGTATAEVVGIGHRPAGDGNDRELLAQFVSGGQLLPGWTGSAGVVRAAARHAASMAEMPGAARRLQRGDAVIPTEYEQDTAAARH, via the coding sequence CTGTTCACGGACCACTATGAGCTGACCATGCTCCAGGCCGCCCTGCACTCCGGCGCCGCGCACCGCCGAAGCGTGTTCGAGGCCTTCGCCCGGCGCCTGCCTGACGGCCGCCGCTACGGGGTTGTGGGCGGAACGGGCCGGCTGCTGGAGGGGCTGGAGCACTTCCGTTTTGGCCCGGACGAGCTGAATTTCCTGGCCCAAAACAACGTGGTGAATGACGAAACCCTTGCCTGGCTGGCGGATTTCAAGTTCTCCGGCGACGTCTACGGTTATGCAGAGGGCGAACTTTATTTCCCCAATTCACCGATTTTGACCATTGAATCCACGTTTGCCGAGGCCTGCATCCTGGAAACGTACGTGCTCTCGGTGCTCAACCACGATTCCGCGATCGCCTCCGCGGCCTCGCGCATGATCGGTGCTGCCGGCAGCCGCCCCGTCATCGAGATGGGTTCGCGGCGCACGCATGAGGAATCCGCCGTGGCCGCATCCCGCGCCGCCGTCATCGCCGGCTTCCACAGCACCTCGAACCTTGAATGCGGCATCCGTTACGGAGTCCTGACCCAGGGCACCGCCGCCCACTCCTTCACCCTCCTGCACGACACCGAGGAGGACGCCTTCCGTGCCCAGCTCGGTTCCATGGGCGCCGGAACCACGCTTTTGGTTGACACGTACGACGTCGAAGCCGCCGTCCGCAAGGCCGTCGCCATTGCAGGGCCCGCCTTGGGCGGCGTCCGGCTGGATTCCGGGGACCTGCTCGCACAGGCGAGGGACGTGCGGGCGCTGCTGGATTCGCTGGGCAACACCAGCACCCGCATCACCGTCACGTCCGACCTGGACGAGTTTGCCATTGCCGCCCTGGCCGCCGCACCGGTGGACTCCTACGGCGTAGGCACCTCGCTGGTGACCGGGTCCGGTGCCCCCACCGCTTCCATGGTGTACAAGCTGGTGGCCCGCGAGGGCGACGATGGCGAGTTTGTCTCCGTGGCCAAGGCTGCGAAGAACAAGGCCAGCGTTGGCGGTCGCAAGTACGCCCTGCGCCGCCTAAATGATTCCGGCACCGCCACAGCCGAAGTTGTGGGGATCGGGCACCGCCCGGCCGGTGACGGCAACGACCGCGAGCTGCTGGCGCAGTTTGTCTCCGGCGGCCAGCTGCTGCCCGGCTGGACGGGGTCTGCAGGCGTGGTCCGTGCCGCAGCCCGCCACGCCGCGTCCATGGCAGAGATGCCCGGGGCCGCACGGCGACTGCAGCGCGGCGACGCCGTCATCCCCACTGAATACGAACAAGACACCGCAGCAGCAAGGCACTAA
- the clpS gene encoding ATP-dependent Clp protease adapter ClpS, producing MSVSTAPEVDREVSASELISPDIPWELIVWNDPVNLMSYVSFVFQSYFGYSEAKAAKLMMQVHTEGKSAVAHGSKEKMEAHAVAMHGFGLWATVAKGGDRG from the coding sequence ATGAGTGTCAGCACAGCCCCGGAAGTTGACCGGGAAGTTTCCGCCAGCGAACTCATCTCCCCAGACATTCCTTGGGAATTAATCGTGTGGAACGACCCGGTTAATTTGATGAGCTACGTCAGTTTCGTGTTCCAAAGCTACTTCGGCTATTCGGAGGCAAAGGCGGCAAAGCTAATGATGCAGGTCCACACGGAGGGCAAGTCCGCCGTGGCGCACGGCTCCAAGGAAAAGATGGAAGCCCACGCCGTGGCCATGCACGGATTCGGGCTGTGGGCCACCGTGGCGAAGGGCGGCGACCGTGGCTAG
- a CDS encoding DUF2017 domain-containing protein has translation MARAFSAGRKGITGHLEPAERDLLRKLFADIITMLEPSTAASEDPLAALIGLDMDVRVPTDPALLRLLPDAVRDDADSALEFRQLTERSLREGKIGALRAASLGLETDKIVLDNEGATLWAKALNDVRLVLAERLDIRDEEDAERVHEVQDWGEADDVESYLSLVYNFVSWLQESLVQAMLVSLQRAK, from the coding sequence GTGGCTAGGGCCTTTTCCGCCGGCCGCAAGGGCATCACCGGCCACCTGGAACCCGCCGAGCGCGACCTCCTCCGCAAGCTCTTCGCCGACATTATCACCATGCTCGAGCCTTCCACCGCAGCCTCCGAGGACCCCCTCGCCGCGCTGATCGGCCTCGACATGGATGTGAGAGTTCCCACAGACCCGGCCCTGTTGCGGCTTTTGCCGGACGCGGTGAGGGACGACGCCGACTCCGCCCTTGAGTTCCGCCAGCTCACCGAACGCTCGTTGAGGGAAGGCAAGATTGGCGCGCTTCGGGCGGCCTCGCTGGGGCTGGAAACGGACAAGATAGTGCTGGACAACGAAGGCGCCACCCTGTGGGCGAAAGCCCTCAACGACGTCCGTCTGGTGCTCGCCGAACGCCTGGACATCCGGGACGAGGAAGACGCCGAACGGGTTCACGAGGTGCAGGACTGGGGTGAGGCGGACGACGTCGAAAGTTACCTTTCACTGGTGTACAACTTTGTCTCCTGGCTCCAGGAAAGCCTGGTCCAGGCCATGCTGGTTTCGCTTCAGCGCGCAAAGTAG
- the murI gene encoding glutamate racemase, whose protein sequence is MPKSPDRTDAAAPEPLNPVADRPIGIFDSGVGGLTVARAVIDQLPNESILYVGDTANGPYGPLPIAEVRANALGVMDELVNSGVKLLVIACNSASAAVLRDARERYTARFGIPVIEVIQPAVRRAVAATRTGNVGVIGTVATVGSRAYEDTFAAAPNLSITSAACPDFVRFVESGITAGPELLSTAQEYLAPLKAANVDTLVLGCTHYPLLTGVISYVMGDSVTLVSSAEETAKDVYRALVSHDLERVSTAAPTHEFLSTGDAASFGHLARRFLGPEVRGVSQVTHVAAHYPTGSLARITEDMLAAAREAAPGPAASRVSNFVLSGSAGRLAAPGWGAGETA, encoded by the coding sequence ATGCCAAAATCGCCGGACCGGACGGACGCCGCCGCGCCGGAACCGCTGAACCCCGTGGCGGACCGGCCCATTGGAATCTTTGATTCCGGCGTGGGCGGGCTGACTGTGGCGCGCGCCGTCATTGACCAGCTGCCCAACGAGTCGATCCTGTATGTGGGGGACACCGCCAACGGGCCGTACGGTCCGCTCCCCATCGCGGAGGTGCGCGCCAACGCGCTGGGTGTCATGGACGAGCTGGTCAACTCCGGTGTGAAGCTCCTGGTGATCGCCTGCAATTCGGCCTCCGCCGCCGTGCTGCGCGACGCACGCGAACGGTACACGGCGCGTTTTGGGATTCCCGTCATCGAGGTCATCCAGCCGGCCGTGCGCCGGGCCGTTGCCGCCACCCGCACCGGCAATGTGGGGGTGATCGGCACCGTGGCCACCGTTGGCTCCCGCGCCTACGAGGACACCTTCGCCGCCGCGCCCAACCTGTCCATCACGTCCGCCGCCTGCCCGGACTTTGTCCGTTTTGTGGAATCCGGGATCACGGCCGGGCCGGAGCTGCTGTCCACGGCGCAGGAATACCTGGCCCCGCTCAAGGCCGCCAACGTGGACACGCTGGTGCTGGGCTGCACGCACTACCCCCTGCTGACCGGCGTCATCTCCTACGTCATGGGCGATTCTGTCACACTCGTGTCCAGCGCCGAGGAGACCGCCAAGGACGTCTACAGGGCTCTCGTCTCCCACGATCTTGAGCGCGTGTCCACCGCCGCGCCCACGCATGAATTCCTGTCCACCGGCGACGCCGCCAGCTTCGGCCACCTCGCCCGGCGGTTCCTGGGCCCGGAGGTCCGCGGCGTGTCGCAGGTGACGCATGTTGCGGCACACTATCCCACCGGATCCCTGGCGCGCATCACCGAGGACATGCTGGCAGCGGCGCGTGAGGCTGCACCGGGGCCGGCGGCCTCGAGGGTGTCAAATTTTGTTTTGTCTGGTTCCGCGGGCAGGCTGGCTGCTCCCGGATGGGGAGCGGGAGAGACAGCATGA
- a CDS encoding MBL fold metallo-hydrolase — protein MKLTIVGCSGSFPGPSSPASCYLLTAHDGVRPWRVLLDLGSGALGSVQKYMDLEDIDAIFLSHLHPDHCMDLCGLHVAVRWSPYGWNRDRIPVWGPAETADRLATAYGLDLDPGMREEFDFINWQEREPVTVGPFKVTPYSVNHPTPEAYALRVEVTEYDGTGMDRTAVLAYSGDTDACQGLEDAAENADFFLCEAAFEEGRDDHIKDVHLTGKRAGEAAARANVKRLLLTHIPVWTDTNKVVEEARGVFDRDVAAAVAGVHYTI, from the coding sequence ATGAAGTTGACCATAGTGGGCTGCAGCGGGTCCTTTCCCGGGCCATCTTCGCCCGCGTCCTGCTACCTTCTTACCGCGCACGACGGCGTGCGGCCCTGGCGGGTGCTCCTGGACCTCGGCAGCGGGGCGCTGGGTTCTGTGCAAAAGTACATGGACCTTGAGGACATTGACGCCATCTTCCTCAGCCACCTGCATCCCGACCACTGCATGGACCTGTGCGGGCTGCACGTGGCGGTCCGGTGGAGCCCGTACGGCTGGAACCGTGACCGGATTCCCGTGTGGGGCCCTGCGGAGACCGCCGACCGGCTGGCCACCGCCTATGGGCTGGACCTGGACCCGGGCATGCGCGAGGAATTCGACTTCATCAACTGGCAGGAACGCGAGCCTGTCACCGTGGGGCCGTTCAAGGTCACGCCCTACTCCGTCAACCACCCCACGCCCGAGGCCTATGCGCTTCGCGTGGAAGTCACCGAGTATGACGGCACCGGCATGGACCGCACGGCTGTGCTGGCATACTCCGGGGACACCGACGCCTGCCAGGGACTGGAGGACGCGGCGGAAAATGCCGACTTCTTCCTGTGCGAGGCCGCCTTTGAAGAGGGGCGGGACGACCACATCAAGGACGTCCACCTCACCGGCAAGCGGGCCGGCGAGGCTGCGGCGCGTGCCAACGTCAAGCGGCTGCTGCTGACGCACATCCCCGTCTGGACCGACACCAACAAAGTGGTGGAAGAGGCCCGCGGGGTGTTTGACCGCGATGTCGCCGCCGCCGTCGCGGGTGTCCACTACACGATCTAG